From Podospora bellae-mahoneyi strain CBS 112042 chromosome 5, whole genome shotgun sequence:
ACAGCCCGACAGTCACCTAGTATAGACTCGGCCGATGGAGCAAGGGATAGATACCCCTTTCGGGCAATGCTGTGCCGGGTCCACCGCAAAATGAATGCCGATTCCTTGGTTGGTGAGGCTCCGGTATCCGCAAGACAATGGAGAAAAAATGTGATGCGAGTGCGAAACAGACCAGTGCCGTCGCCGTTCCGTCTGATAGGATCTGCATGACTGTCGGCGCCCCGCTGGCAACCTGACGGCTGGGTCCAGGCCCTTGTTTCCGGGCCCGCCCCATGACTTTTTTGTCTCCGCTGTTTGGCCCAGGGGAAGGTTATTAAAACACATGGGCCGCTGCCATCTCTTGCTCCCTTCTGGCTTGGAAAGACGATGTTTTGAACTTCTGACCTCTTCCAGGGCCACCAGCCCCACGCCAACCGCCGCTCCCgcctgctccctcccccggtCTACGCCGCCGCAACAGATGACGACATCACCGGGTGCCCTACCATGAAGAGTCCCCAACGTTTTTACGCCCTTGTTGGGCTGTGTCTCTTGATATTCGTCAACACGGTCGCCGCCGGCGCGAAGCAAGTCTCGCTGGAGCATGAGCTCCTCGCGCTACCACCATGCGCGGTATGGCTGCACACTGGGAAGTACGaggggagaaaaagaaaacaagaagacTAACGTTTTTTGTCGTTCATGCATGTAGTTGCCCTGCGTCGTGGACGCAATCCGGGACGCCAAGTGTTCCGCACACGACAACGAATGCATATGCTCGTCGGCGAGGTTCGACAAAGAGGCCCACTTTTGCGTTCGCACCCATTGCGCCCCGAGGGAGACTCTCGGTGAGGACGGTGCCGTCTCGAGTTCCCAAAGTCACCGGCTAACACGCTGCCAGCGGCCAAAAACATTACGTATCAATGGTGCGACCATCCCAATGAGGGAGACCGGACGCTTCTCCCCGCCTTTTCTATCTTTTTGGGTCTCGCCATTGCCGCCGTGGCTCTGCGGTTGGTAGCCCGAGTGGTGACGGAGGCCTGGTTCTGGTGGGATGATTTGTGCAACTTTTTCGCCATTGTAAGCCCGTGCTGGTCAGTTAGttggagtgggagtggtTTTTTTCGTCGGGCTAACTGTGGATTTTTGTGTCGCAGGCTGGGTGTGCTGCGTACACGGGGTTGTACATCGAGGCGGTCCACtttgggatgggaaaagACATCTGGTTCGTACCGTTtgacaacatcaccaagatCATGCAGACGTACTTTGCCACCATGTTGACGTATGTGACGACTCGATTCTTCATCCGCgcctccatcatcctctttTACCTGCGAGTCTTTCCCGCGCAGTCCAACTTTAGGCTGGGCAAGGTGGTTGTCTGGACGGGCGTGTTCAACATTATTTACACtatcgccttcttcttcgcctcttTGTTTCAGTGCCAACCGATATCAGCGTTTTGGACGGCGTGGGAGGGCGTTGGGAAGGATCAGTGCGTCAACCTCAACGCGATGGCTtggtcggcggcggcgacggggATAGCGTTTGATTTATGGCTGCTGGCTTTGCCGTTTCCGCAGCTGCTGTCGCTTAATCTGcactggaagaagaagttgatgGGGTCGATGATGTTTCTTGTGGGCGCAGCGTGAGTGGAGGCTTGTCCTTGTTCGTCGCGCTGGAGCGTCGAGATTAACTGGTTTGTGTTTTAGTGTGATTGTCATCAGCTTGATCCGGCTCAAGACTATCAACGCAACCACCCGGGCTGTCAACCCTACTAGTAAGTCTTTGGggtgctctctctctctctctctctctgtggGTCAAAAGGTTGCTTTGCTGATACCGGTAACAGAGGATACGGTGGACCTCTCCCTGTGGAGTGGCATCGAAATCGACGTGGGCGTTATCTGTCCCTGCCTGCCTAGCTTCCGACTCCTCCTGCGAAAGGTCCTACCGCGCCTGATGGGAGAGTCTACAAGGTCGTACGAGCTTGACCCGATCTCcaagggggaaggaggcgtGACGGTGACGACCAAGATCTCGGCCCATATTGAGCCGTCGGGGAATAATGGGATATTCTTGCGGCCGCACAAGGACTCGAACACGGGGAGGAGCTGTGAGAGTGTTACTGGACTGGTGGAGCTGTCGGATGAGGAGAGTAACCATGGTCGGCAGAAGGCGTAATAATacagatggagaagagggtttGATTATTTTGTCATGGATGGAAGCATAGATTCTGGTCGATTTGATGTTGCTCCTATGTTTTAAACTGTGATCAAGATGTCCTGGGTGGGTTGCAAACCCCAATGGATAGTTGGAAGCAATGATCTGAGAGATATATCACAACTTGCATGAATCAGTGATAAGTTGCTGGTGTTTCTTGAGATCTTTGTTCGTTTTGTCAAGCCCCTTTCTTGGGGGCCCCGCTATTTGTTACTCTTTGTTGCTAGGGCAACCCACGAACAGGGGCGTTCAGGGGCAATCGAATCTTTGAACCTTGTGGCTTCCATAATCAAAGGAAACTTTAAATGATTCTGAGAAAATTTTGGTTGACAATGTAGCCATGCTCGAGACAATGATGCAGGGGTGGTGTTAATGTTCTTTGAGCAGATGTACTGCTTTTTGTGTCTGCCAGCCGATCACCGCTGTAGGAAAGGCTACACATGCTGTCACAAGGTGCAAGGTTGACGTCCATTTATTCTTACCGGGAGCCACTAGCAGGCCCACCTGAGGTTGTCGGGCGTGACACAAATGATTCTGTACCTGCCCGCATTTTGCTACCTCCAGAAACCTAGTTGGAACTTGCACTACCATAATTTGCGTTCACTTGTTAACTTCAAAAATCAATCACGATTACCAAGCCATAGAAAACGCTGGCGCTTGACGATGCACCAACTATATTCCCCTCTCTTGATTGCCGCAATCCTACAACTATGCTCAGCCACTACACCTCTGATCGCCAAGCCAGACCCTCACATTTGCGGCCTCAGACTCAACAGCACCAAAGACCACTCCTTCACCAGTGTCCACGCTGGCCTTGACATTCCCACCTTGAGCCTGCGCGACGGCTCGGATAAACAGTCCTTCcgatggggggagggggagtgttACGCCATGGCGTTTGCCGAcgaccacaccatcatcatcatctctccCGACTGGCGGACCAACCTcaagatcatcaccatctcgtACAACGCCATGAAGAAACGGGCTGACGAGAACGGTGTCACATTCGCCCCGGCCAAGTACGCCATGATGCACTTCCGGCAAACTCGAGATAACAACTCGCCCCCCCAAGGACCTTCCGAAGAATGTCAGCATGTCGGCCGGCCAGTGCGTGCGCAAGCTGCGCGTCCCGGGTGTGATTTTCAACAGTCATCTCAGCTGGATTGATCATGCCAGACATGTGAGTGGTGCACCCCGGATCTCTTGCCATGTTTTGCTCTTGCTGACCCTGCCTTGCTTGCCGCAGCTTCAAGTCAAGGTTCTCAAAATCGAGCAGTACATGCGGCGAATCTCCAGCTCCATCAGAGGACCCCCGACGTGGCAGATGCGAAGTCTCTTCTGCTCCAATGTTCGACCCGTGCTTTTCTACGCCGGCGCCGCGTGGTACCGGCCCGACAACAAGCGACATGCGGACAGCTGGAACACGGCCTTGAAGATGCTCGAAGCGGCTCAGAGGAAATGTCTGGTGGTTATCTCAGGCGCCGTCAAATATCCGCCATCAGAATTGCTCCTGCACGAGTTGCGCATTGGGACTGTCGACCGTCTCTTATGGTGGCCAATCCACAGTCCACCATGCTTGTCATGATCAGCTTTCTGACCACTACAAGAATCTCCGCGCCATAAGCGACAGACCAATCAAGGTGTTTGGAAACAGGAAGTATCGTCTCATCGCCTCGCAACATCCTATCATCAAGGCCTACGCACACGCTGCGCGCTACCACCCAAGACTGCTGAGATGGAGCTTGAGCAGGCCTCCAACTGTCCCAAACGGCACCACCCGAAACACACTCTCGCCTCTCAGCTACCGACCCAGGGCCGAAGTACGCCAAGGATATCAATCCGAATCTCGTCAAAGGTAGGAGGTCAGAGCGCGTCTTCACCGTCGACGCTTGCTTGCTCGGCAATCATCGACAACCGGTCAGCGTGTTCCGTTTCTCCCCCCCTGCCCCGCACACTCTCGGTACTAATAGATATGTCGCAGGCCTTTCGAAGGCTGTGACGATACGACTTTTGGATTGCGTGGGTCGTTCGGCTTCCGCGGTACAATGGGAACAAACGCAGTTTTCGATGCGGCATGGTGTTTGGTGCGCCGCAACTTGACTTTGcggcgggtggtgaggtaaGTCATCCTGTGATGTTGGTGACCTCTCCAGTTGGGTCTTGCTGCTAACCTGATGGAAGCTTTCTTCGATGCTTTGATGGGGAGCGACATCGTGTCCGTGTCGTGTAAGTGTTGGCCTTTTGTCCATCAATCCTACGTGGTGTTTGCTCTTCTCTAACCAGCGTCACAGGTCCCTTTGATGCTGATCTGGCAGCTCGTtgtgttggttgggtttCTTGTGGAACGGAAAAATGGTTGTTTTTTATATGTATTTTTTTATAcataccttttttttttaaaaaaaaccTTTTGTTTGAATTTATTTTTTGAAATTGTTTTTTGAATTTTCTATTTTAaaccttttttatttttttaatctttttCAATCCTTTTTTTAgtctttttttattcttctttttttaaaaaaaattatctttttaatttatatttttttctaAATTATTCATCGTATGACGCGCCCTTCGCAGCGTAACCTACCTGGGCCTCAACAGCCCAGCGTCCCCGGGTGCTTGTGCTTCTTGAGAGTGTCAACATTCTCAAAAAGGAAGCTCGCTTCAGCTAGGCTCAGTCAATCAAACACTGTCAGTCACTGGTGACTGTTTcatttttttgtttttatttttattttaaactGATAGTTCTTGCTCGCAATCGCGTGACCTCGGGTGTGACCGATCAGCGGCTTTCCATGTAGAAAGAATAAGCAGTGTGATTGATGCTAGTCTGCGCTCGCCACGTTTGGGATATATGATGTGGCTGGCGCAGCATGTGGATGAAGACACAGATaatgaggagggaggtgtcaATTGTCAAGACGCCTTTCGCTTCGCAGGTTCACCGTCAGGCCACCTCTGGACAAGACGGATTCTCCGCTGCTAACAAGGACAAAAAGAACTCGGCCATGAGGatgccaacaacaaaaatatggggatggtgctgcTTGAAAGAACATGGGAACTCTAGGGTGTCCCAGTGGGGCCACGTGCATTGCTTCAGTCGGGGatcggcagcagcaaggagCGCTACTTCTTTTCTCGTCTTGCGCCAGTGGGGGGGAGCCTGGGGACACACCAAACCATCGGCACACAAGACAGCCAACGGCGAGCACTCAATAGATGATACACACGCACCTCGTTCAAAACATTTTGCACACCACCGTCGCGCCAAAAAGGCGGGTCGTCATCGCCCTGCTCCCGCTCGTCCCAATAACCACCATCGAAGAAAGGATAGAAGTCAGGATAGTCCTCGCGGATCTTATCTATCATTTCGGGGCTCATGTTGCTCGCGGTGCGATTGATCAACTCCTGGTTCTGCTAGCGCAGAtaggggaggaggtactCGAAGCGACAGAGGCTGGTGCGCATAGACTCGGTTAAGGCGGTACGAAAGGCGATGGTGTTGACGCGGAGCGCGAGGCCGGACATCTCAGCGGCGACGAGGCGGAAGGTGTACGCGAGGCTCAGCTCGATCGGCCGTCCGTCCGAGACTCGCAGCTTGTTGCGGTCGGAGCTGTAGACGTAGCCATCGTCGACGAGGAGGTAGGCTCGGTAGATGGTGCCTCGAATCtcgggaggggtgggggggagccGCAGCAGGGGAAAGTGCGATGCCATGGTGTgtgaaggaagggaagggcaCAGAGGGGCGGTTTTTGTGGTGCAGAAATTCTTCAAGCTTTTCGCTGCTCCAATGCTGGCCCCCCCCAGtgcccccaccacccccaccgctCCACCAAGTCGGGGTGCCCCGTGGGGAACTCCGCCTTTCTAGTATATGGACCCCCGCCTATACCTACCTCTCTCTACTTTTTACCCACGCTTACCTACCACCACCTAGGCCAACCAAACGCAAATGGTGCTCATCAACATCGCATACACGGCCCCAATCAACCGGCCAGGCCAGCATCCCGTCCTCACAACCCCGCAAGTCTGGGCCGGCCTGGTGCGCAAAGTCCGCCATGCCCAAGAGTTCGTGCCCGTGATCGAGTCCTGCGCCGTAGCCTCCGAGGAGACCAACGCCGCCGGCCAGCTCGTCGTCACCCGCTATGTCAACTTTGGCCAGGCCGCCCCCGTGCCCGCgagcggaggggagggaggggaggtcaaggaggtaTGCACCTTGTTCCCGCCGCACAGGGTCGACTTTGTGCAGGACGACGGCACCAGGGTGTGGAACCACGTCAGCCAGGGTCCCGGCAAGGACGGGGAGGACCTGTACCTGACCTATGTCTTCGAGGCAAGGGACGACGCGGTCGAGGACGGCTCCCCGGACGCGGCAGCTCTCGAGGAGAGGTTCAAGACGGTGCGTGCCCAGCCTGACTGACCACGGCAGCGAAAGACAGTGCTGATGACATGGGATGAGTGCAAAAGACCGCCAAGAGGGCCGTGGAAAGTTCCATCGAGACCATCAGACGGCTGGTCAGCGAGGGGAAGCTCCAAAGTATCACCTAGTGTATCGTGTAAAATCTCCTGAAATTGGCAACAAAATAGCTTCACTATGCACAACCCGCTTGCTCTGCCTGCCTTGCTTGGTCTATGATATGATCTACACGCCTCGTGAGGGCATCCCAGGGTATCCGTATTCcctaaaaaataaaaacagcAACATCTGTCATCAATCATGTCACATTCACATCGCCCCCCCAACTCtactccttcttctccccgcCCTCGGCCTTGACAATTTCCCGCTGAGGCGGCGTGTTGGAGTGCCGGGAAGCACCCTCGGAAATCATGCACCCATGGCCCAGGCCGTCCTCAAAGTCCAGGTCCTCGAGGTAGTTCAGGTCCAGGCCGCgaacctcctgctcctcggtGGCGCGGATATGGAGACCGGGAatcttgttgatgacaaACAGCAAGAGGCACGAGACGAAGAACGACCAGGCGGCGCAGGTGGTGGCGCCGGCTAGTTGGAGACCCATCTGGCGGAAGTTGCGGTTCCACCAGCCACCTTCGTACGAGGCGCCCGACACGCCGTCGAGGGCGGGCACGAAGCTGGCCGCGAAGAAGCCGGTGAGGATGTCACCGACGACACCGCCGATTCCGTGGATGGCAAAGATGTCGAGGCCGTCGTCGACCGAGAGGATGTACTTGTACTTGACGACGTAAAAGGAGCAGACCGAGGTGATGGCACCCACGAGGCAGGCCACGTATACGGGAACTGTTTCGGTCCCCTGTCAGCATTCCGCACACGGAGAAAGAGGGCCAAGAAGAGACGTACCAAATCCGGCAGCAGGTGTGATGCCGACCAGGCCCGCGATGATGCCCGAGCAGAAGCCCGTCAGGCTGAACTTCTTCTTGTACAGGTACTCGAGAATGACCCACGTGATGCCGCCACCGCACGCGGCCAGGTTCGTGTTCACCACGACGTAGATGGACCGCAGGCTCAGGTTGGCGGTGCTGGCGCCGTTGAAGGCGAACCAGCCGAACCAGATGAAGACGGTGCCGATGCACATGAGGAGCGGGCTGTGGGGCTTGTAGTGGGCAAGCTTGGACTTGCGGTCGCTGACGGTGGGGGCGACGCCGTGCTCGTTCAGACGGGGGCCCAGCATCATGGACCAGGCCAGGGCGCCGAAGCCGCTCGCAATGTGGACAGGGCCCGAACCGGCAAAGTCGTAGAGACCCAAATTATACAACCAACCGGAAGGGTTCCACTCCCAGTATGCGAGGCTGTCGGTGTCGTTAGCAGACCGTCCGGCTGGGCTGGCGCCACATCTGGGTCTGTGTCAAAGAGGAGAGGACCGAACTCACAAGTAGTACACAAACGTCGTCCAGCAGAGCAGGAAGACCATGCTGGGAAAGAGGCGGCCGCGCTCCAGCATGGCTCCGGCCAAGATCATGGCGGTGGCGCTGACAAAGGTGAAGCCAAAGGCAGCATACAAGATGTCGGGGATGTCGCTGTTGGCAAGGCTGGGCTGGGCAAGGACATTCTTGAAGACGGCCAGGCTGAGATCACCGAGGATCGGGTTGGTGGTTCGGGACTGGTACAGGCTGTAGCCGTAGATCCAGTACTGGATGCCGCAGGCGCAGGCACAGAACAGGGACTGCAGCACCATGGTCAGAGCCGCCTTGCGGCGGTGCATGCCTGCATAGAGAAAGCCGATGGCGGGCGTGATTTGCCAGCACAGGATGGTGCAGACAAGCAGCCAGGCCAGGTCGCCCTTGTCGTAGGGCGCGTTGAGATCCTGGGTGAGCGGGTCACCGCCGTCGGGGTTGGAGGACCATTCCGGCCACTCTGTAACGGGGACGATCTCTGGTTCGGCCATGAGCGACGGGAGCACGGGAAGTGGTGAGTGAGGGGTGTGGGTGACGGGAGAGCTTGGTGGAGGGTAAGACTCCTGGACgatggggaggtgacgtCGCCAGTATTTGTACGCAACGGCCGTCTCCGTGCAGTACGGTATTATCAGCGACCGGGGCCATTGCCCAGCCCAGGggtctctgtctctctctctctctctctaggtgtgtgtgtgtgtgtctgggCGAGATAAGAGAATGGTTTGTCTACCTATGGGAAAGATGCGATGCTGCTGATAAGAGCTGGCTTGGCCTGCCACCCTGCCCGGTGAGAGGGCTTATCAGTCTCCACAAGCCGCTGCCAAGGCCGTTGGCTGCTGTGATATTGCATGCAAGGTCGACGGCCGATCCGTGGGCTTGGGTTTTCCCGCAGACCGCATTCCATTACTGAAACGGGTTGGAATAACCCATGTGTTTATCAGGATTGTAGGTACCTAGCTTAAGGCCATTGGAAAGCTTGAAGATAGCAATGGTAGGTGATCCCGGTCTCGGTAGGTACTCGGTAGAAGAAGACACCTGGTACCAGGTAGCAGGTAAGGTATCGAGGTCGATGAGGTGTAGGGACGGGCCTGGACAGGCAGGCGGGGTCGGGTGGGGTGGGGATCCAAACGTGGGGGGCGGTTTCGGTGGGAGCCCGCATCCTCAGGGTTCCGTCCAGCCACCCGGCATGGCCAGCTCAGTGTAGCTGCAAaatcaacccctccgccgtCCATGGTGCATCTTCTGGACTTGCCCGATGAGCTTCTCATCCAAATCTGCGGTGCTTTCCCACAGGCCGACATCTCAGACATCAAGAGCTGCCGTCTGAGTTGCCAGCGACTCTGCGCCGCAAGCTCCCATCTCTTGGTGCCCCTCGTGGCCGTCGACTGCCGCAAAGCCTCGCTCGAACGCTTCACCAAGATCCTacaccatcccaccatctcccgcgGCGTTCGCATTGTTCGTGTTCCCATACATTCCTATCGCCATGAGCTGAGCGACCTCTGTGCCAGCTTTGTCAAGTTTGTGGTCGAACCAGCCCTCCACGCCCGTGCCGCCCATGACCATCATCGCAGAGCCGCCCTTTGTTTCTTCCGCCGATATCTGGACGGACACGGCGATAGCACCCCCCTGGAGCACGACGACAGTCTGTGGCTGCAGGCCCTGCGTCTCGTCCATGGGGAGTACCAAAGGCTCTACAGGGAGCAAGAAGCGCTGCGAAGCGACGGAACCTTTGTCGACACGGTTGCCTCGGCTGTGGCCACCATGCCCCGCGGAACTGTCTTGATATACGATGACAAGCCGTGCAGCACCCTGGACGCCGCCAGCCTCCAAGTCTTGGTCCGAGAACATTGTCGCCTGCTAGGCCTTGATCCATCTGCCTGGCGCCCCATCTGGTACGAGATGTTGTCTCCTACAACCTGGACCGACTTGGTCAGAGACGACTTTGGCTGGGAAGCCTTTGCTCCGGATCCCGCCTTCCAAGAGCCGCAGATGGATTTTATACTCGAACTTCCAGGCGCCATTGCAAGGGCTGGAGGCCAGGTCCATGACATGCGGTTTGATCTGTCTTGCGAGACACCTCTGCGTCACCTCGGGTCAGGTGTAGCAACTCGGTCCCATCTTGCCTCTGCAACGCAACAACTACAGGCCTTTACCCTCATCTCTCACCAGCCACAAACGGAGACGCTATCTCACGACTATGCAAGCTCGGTGCTGGCCAGAACACCCAATCTCGGTTTTCTTCGTCTCGACATCGCCTCTCCCGGTTCGCATCCTGACATCCTAGTTTCCCGGCTATGGCCTCGTCTCCAGAACATACACCTCGCCGGAGTCCAGCTTACGCTGCCAGACTTGGTGGCCTTCCTAGATGGATTACCGGCTTATGTCGAGAACATGCGTCTGAGCTCGGTTCACC
This genomic window contains:
- a CDS encoding hypothetical protein (EggNog:ENOG503P4T8; COG:S): MVLINIAYTAPINRPGQHPVLTTPQVWAGLVRKVRHAQEFVPVIESCAVASEETNAAGQLVVTRYVNFGQAAPVPASGGEGGEVKEVCTLFPPHRVDFVQDDGTRVWNHVSQGPGKDGEDLYLTYVFEARDDAVEDGSPDAAALEERFKTTAKRAVESSIETIRRLVSEGKLQSIT
- a CDS encoding hypothetical protein (EggNog:ENOG503P8TQ); protein product: MVHLLDLPDELLIQICGAFPQADISDIKSCRLSCQRLCAASSHLLVPLVAVDCRKASLERFTKILHHPTISRGVRIVRVPIHSYRHELSDLCASFVKFVVEPALHARAAHDHHRRAALCFFRRYLDGHGDSTPLEHDDSLWLQALRLVHGEYQRLYREQEALRSDGTFVDTVASAVATMPRGTVLIYDDKPCSTLDAASLQVLVREHCRLLGLDPSAWRPIWYEMLSPTTWTDLVRDDFGWEAFAPDPAFQEPQMDFILELPGAIARAGGQVHDMRFDLSCETPLRHLGSGVATRSHLASATQQLQAFTLISHQPQTETLSHDYASSVLARTPNLGFLRLDIASPGSHPDILVSRLWPRLQNIHLAGVQLTLPDLVAFLDGLPAYVENMRLSSVHLMQGTWADALEALRQKSYGSFTVEDPRGSEAEHVGVAFETGGNGPGDQFVKRVRVPGGLSPAEAFVRRVRDTNPCQS
- a CDS encoding hypothetical protein (EggNog:ENOG503Q0BQ; COG:S); translation: MKSPQRFYALVGLCLLIFVNTVAAGAKQVSLEHELLALPPCALPCVVDAIRDAKCSAHDNECICSSARFDKEAHFCVRTHCAPRETLAAKNITYQWCDHPNEGDRTLLPAFSIFLGLAIAAVALRLVARVVTEAWFWWDDLCNFFAIAGCAAYTGLYIEAVHFGMGKDIWFVPFDNITKIMQTYFATMLTYVTTRFFIRASIILFYLRVFPAQSNFRLGKVVVWTGVFNIIYTIAFFFASLFQCQPISAFWTAWEGVGKDQCVNLNAMAWSAAATGIAFDLWLLALPFPQLLSLNLHWKKKLMGSMMFLVGAAVIVISLIRLKTINATTRAVNPTKDTVDLSLWSGIEIDVGVICPCLPSFRLLLRKVLPRLMGESTRSYELDPISKGEGGVTVTTKISAHIEPSGNNGIFLRPHKDSNTGRSCESVTGLVELSDEESNHGRQKA
- a CDS encoding hypothetical protein (EggNog:ENOG503NZQB; COG:S) gives rise to the protein MHQLYSPLLIAAILQLCSATTPLIAKPDPHICGLRLNSTKDHSFTSVHAGLDIPTLSLRDGSDKQSFRWGEGECYAMAFADDHTIIIISPDWRTNLKIITISYNAMKKRADENGVTFAPAKYAMMHFRQTRDNNSPPQGPSEECQHCVRKLRVPGVIFNSHLSWIDHARHLQVKVLKIEQYMRRISSSIRGPPTWQMRSLFCSNVRPVLFYAGAAWYRPDNKRHADSWNTALKMLEAAQRKCLVVISGAVKYPPSELLLHELRIGTVDRLLWKYRLIASQHPIIKAYAHAARYHPRLLRWSLSRPPTVPNGTTRNTLSPLSYRPRAEVRQGYQSESRQRPFEGCDDTTFGLRGSFGFRGTMGTNAVFDAAWCLVRRNLTLRRVVRSL
- a CDS encoding hypothetical protein (COG:P; EggNog:ENOG503NW77), which gives rise to MAEPEIVPVTEWPEWSSNPDGGDPLTQDLNAPYDKGDLAWLLVCTILCWQITPAIGFLYAGMHRRKAALTMVLQSLFCACACGIQYWIYGYSLYQSRTTNPILGDLSLAVFKNVLAQPSLANSDIPDILYAAFGFTFVSATAMILAGAMLERGRLFPSMVFLLCWTTFVYYFLAYWEWNPSGWLYNLGLYDFAGSGPVHIASGFGALAWSMMLGPRLNEHGVAPTVSDRKSKLAHYKPHSPLLMCIGTVFIWFGWFAFNGASTANLSLRSIYVVVNTNLAACGGGITWVILEYLYKKKFSLTGFCSGIIAGLVGITPAAGFVPVYVACLVGAITSVCSFYVVKYKYILSVDDGLDIFAIHGIGGVVGDILTGFFAASFVPALDGVSGASYEGGWWNRNFRQMGLQLAGATTCAAWSFFVSCLLLFVINKIPGLHIRATEEQEVRGLDLNYLEDLDFEDGLGHGCMISEGASRHSNTPPQREIVKAEGGEKKE